One segment of Geminicoccaceae bacterium DNA contains the following:
- a CDS encoding (2Fe-2S)-binding protein, translating to MFKRIAEAAATVNFEFEGENVVAADGDSVAAALLAHGVRHMRDSAVSGSPRSAYCLIGVCFECLVEIDGRPNRQACMTPVREGMRVRRQRLPLSDGVGSPAMDSRGDAR from the coding sequence ATGTTCAAGCGCATCGCTGAGGCGGCGGCCACGGTGAATTTCGAGTTCGAGGGGGAAAATGTCGTCGCCGCCGACGGGGACAGCGTGGCGGCCGCGCTTCTGGCGCATGGCGTTCGCCATATGCGTGACAGTGCCGTCAGTGGATCGCCGCGTTCCGCCTATTGTCTCATCGGCGTGTGCTTCGAATGCCTGGTCGAGATCGATGGCAGGCCGAACCGGCAGGCGTGCATGACACCGGTGCGGGAGGGGATGAGGGTCAGGCGGCAGAGGCTGCCGCTGTCGGACGGTGTCGGCTCGCCGGCAATGGACAGCAGGGGAGATGCGCGGTGA
- a CDS encoding FAD-binding oxidoreductase, with the protein MQTADVVVIGGGIVGASVAFGLANLGLKPLLLDEGDNAFRASRGNFGLVWVQGKGLDCPEYAQWSRHSAGLWSGFARDLHERTGVDTGYERPGGVLLHMSAEEAHRSEAALAEIRHQCGDRPYEYEILDRMQLAEMLPGLGPTVYNGAYSPREGHVNPLYLMRALHTAMLGLGGTYRPDHRVDRIAREAGGYVVHSSGGMFSTARVVICAGLDTRRLAAQVGLDAPVRAIAGQVAVSERAAVTLPMPTNLVRQTREGSLMVGFTVDDLGLDTTTRVDRTRNIAALAVRAFPWLGDLRLVRSWACLRIMTGDGFPIYDEAPGFPGVHVVTCHSGITLAAAHALEIAPWIAGRSPAAGQERFSTGRFDVQAHR; encoded by the coding sequence ATGCAGACAGCTGATGTCGTCGTCATTGGTGGCGGCATCGTCGGTGCGAGCGTGGCCTTCGGACTGGCGAACCTCGGGTTGAAGCCGTTGCTGCTCGATGAGGGCGACAACGCCTTTCGTGCCAGTCGCGGCAATTTCGGGCTCGTCTGGGTGCAGGGCAAGGGGCTGGACTGTCCCGAATACGCCCAATGGTCACGCCATTCTGCCGGTCTGTGGTCCGGTTTCGCGCGGGACCTGCATGAAAGGACGGGGGTCGACACGGGCTATGAGCGGCCCGGAGGCGTGTTGCTGCACATGAGTGCGGAGGAAGCGCATCGGAGCGAGGCGGCGCTTGCGGAGATCCGCCACCAATGCGGGGATCGTCCCTACGAGTACGAGATTCTCGATCGCATGCAGCTCGCGGAGATGCTGCCCGGTCTCGGGCCAACTGTATACAATGGCGCCTATTCGCCGCGCGAGGGGCATGTGAACCCGCTCTATCTGATGCGGGCGCTGCATACAGCCATGCTGGGGCTCGGAGGGACCTATCGGCCGGATCATCGGGTCGACCGGATCGCGCGGGAAGCCGGCGGATATGTCGTCCACAGTTCCGGCGGAATGTTCTCCACCGCGCGGGTGGTCATTTGCGCCGGGCTGGACACCCGGAGGCTGGCCGCGCAGGTGGGGCTCGACGCGCCGGTACGGGCCATCGCCGGTCAGGTTGCGGTGAGCGAACGGGCGGCCGTGACGCTGCCCATGCCGACCAATCTGGTGCGCCAGACCCGCGAGGGCAGCCTGATGGTCGGTTTCACGGTGGATGACCTGGGGCTCGATACCACCACGCGCGTGGACCGCACCCGCAACATCGCAGCACTGGCCGTCCGGGCGTTTCCCTGGCTTGGCGATCTTCGCCTCGTGCGGAGCTGGGCCTGTTTGCGTATCATGACAGGTGATGGTTTTCCCATCTATGATGAGGCTCCGGGCTTTCCGGGAGTGCATGTCGTCACCTGCCACAGTGGCATCACGCTGGCGGCGGCGCATGCGCTGGAGATCGCGCCGTGGATCGCGGGCCGTTCACCCGCCGCGGGACAGGAACGTTTTTCGACCGGGAGGTTCGATGTTCAAGCGCATCGCTGA